The nucleotide window gggggggggggggggggagtcggctgtgggccggacggctgcccggcctgagtcgggcggtgggggtatgtggcagtgggggcgtggtcaagtgtcggtctgtgaccggagggcagagtcggggaaggtaagtggcagaatcactacacctgatgtgaattaacctgggtttgtgtgtcttcccagcagccgcgccctatttaaggaagagagggagagcagagcgggctctctcccgaccagaacacgtgtgtgtgtgtgtgtgtgtgtgtgtgtgtataaagatatatgaataaacgtgtagaagctgaaaagctgataatAAACGGTTTTGtgaactccgttctggcctgccgtccttctgtgctccacccacccatccaagttgctacattattattattacctccgccaagaaggttatgttttcggtagcgttggtttgttggttggtttgtctgttagcaacattacggaaaaagtaatgaatggattgctctgaaattttttccagaggtgtgactgggcacaagtaacaatccattaaattttggcggtgatccagatcaccttctggagtccagatttttttttaaaggattcttggcggaggtctgcgctctccgagtgcttttctagtttattattattattattattattattattatcgtttACTTTTATTCACAATCCATGAGAGTTCAAACTAAAAATTTCATTGTACAAGAAAGCTCGTGTAGCCTGTATGATCTTGaactttaacttaaaaaaaaaaaaaaaagtcagtcatgTTTATATTGTAAACATTAAtgcaaatattttctgcaaaacaAATGGTGTTAAACACAAAAACATGGCGCATTATATTTCTTGTATACTTCATATATgatagattttttaaaaaatcataaataGTTGAGATAAATAATAAAGAAGTGTTTTAACTGACCCATGCCGCTGTCACAGCCGTCAGTGCAGCAAATACACACTTTATACATCATGTGGGAAATATTTACGTAACTATTTACTATATAaaagtacagctgctgtgtgctcGTCCAAAAATAAAGCGAAATGGTGTCACTTCACTTTCATGCAGATTGTGAGACACAGATTCTGCATGCACAGTaagacagagagtgtgtgtgtgtgtgtgtgtgtgtgtgtgtgtgtgtgtgtgtgtgtgtgtgtgtgagtgagtgagtgagagagagagctgaagaGCTGCTATTTATGCCTCCTGTTTGATGCCTTCTACATTGACAGGATATAAATTCCCATTTACAGCGCCCGTCTGCAGATATTAAAGTGACCAAAGGTTGTGAATCATTTAAACCTTTGGTCAGGGTCGCAGATTTAAAAGTGACAAGTGACCGAGCCGAAGTGATCCAGCAGTACCGAGATGAGACGCAGCGTAGAGTACAGAGTTATTCTGGTTATGGATGGACGTTctgcttctttaaaaaaaaaaagtccataaaACCTCAGATTTTGGAATTAAAGCAAGAAGTTTAAAGGATGGTCAGAGTTGAGACTGAGGACTGGCGGGACATCCAGGGTGTGTGTTCAGTATTCCCAGGATAAAGCAGATCAAttggagatgaatgaatgaatgaatgaatgagttggATTTAGCACTATAATTAAAAATATAATTATTTTTAGCATTCTTTAGATAATACGAATGAATTTAAAATAACATtaaaattattaattattaaaaattaACAATACTAATTAATTTACAATAATTAATTTTAGCATTATTTAGATGATCtaatccaggaaaaaaaaaaaaagatggatcaGATATCGGACAAAACAAATCGTATATGGGATCTGTAACAAAAGGTGAAGATTGAAATGAGATCTGGAAAAGAATTGTATTTTTAATAACTGGAAATGTTTACATATAAATATACTTTTCCCCCTTTTCTTTGGATTGATCTAattatatttatactttattatatttacaatGCACTGTAAGTGATTTTCGAAATGATGTGAAAGGAGTTTAACTGTAAAGCGTTGCAGTTAAAAACAAAGCTCAGTAGTGTTTGAAGAAAACCGTCTTAAATGAAGCTCAGTATTTGTTGATGTTCATGGTTTCAAGATCAGTATCAAAAAAGAAAGTTTTCTTTTTTACTTTTTCTCTTCTCATACCTCGATACCCATCTGATATGGGGATACAGCATAAATATctgatatttattctatccacattcactaaatatgaacaatcgtgcgctctgattggctactctacgactaggatatcagctcatatacggtactgtgagtagagtaaaacaaaatggcggagcgtgttgctgaaccaaccgaggatgaaataaaaactgaactcgaaacccccccccccccccaaaaaaaaagcaagcaccAAAACATGGaatcaaagtatttgatggtaagaacgtatcttttttttcccccaaggattattattatcatcacatttttcacaaattgctcctgtcatttcaccggtttgtttactttcttcatctttaagcattaaaatttgttgattttttttttttagactggttcaaaagctcaaagaagattgaaaattacagaactgaaatgtccaaggaagaattaaataaataaatgtctaaagctattctataccgcggcatgacagcaagacggcactttctacaaaaaaaacacaagtcaatttgtgcagccatcgataggattttaagaagtctgcctaagcggaaatgattttgtcggacgttttgtataaagtttttatttattgaatttgcgaaaaataaaaatgctccgtttctcaaaatccagtgaatgtaactagaataaaagagttattccactcaatctcgtcatatatggtttatagctgactcagtgctacgcgcctcatcggccatcagctcatgtacgactcgatttcatggaataactgttatatatctATAGTAACGCATCAAGTACAAATGGAATAAAAATCAATCCTAACAAAAGAAAAAATAACCTATCCTCTTAATATGTAAACATTTCTAATTCTTTTCCAAAAAGCCAATTTGCCAATTTTAACAGGATCCAATACTCAGGCCAAAGTTCTGTGCTGGTATCAACCCAATACTGATACTGTATCGGATCGGTGTCGCCTGTAAATATTACTGATCGCGAGCCTGTTATGAAGACTTTATACTTCCAAATGTATATAATCAAAAAAGGTACGAACCTGCACCTTAACATGTCACTGGGTTGGTACCTGTACTACCTTACAATAGAATAAAAGGTTGTACAGTTGACCTTTATCTGTAGTTTACCTTTAAATCTTTACCTTAAAAGGACATTTGTATCTTTTTGAAAATCTCTTTTTAAGGGTCCAGCACATTACCAGGTGAAACGCAAACATTAAAAAGGTACAAAAGGTGACAAGTTAGGGTAGAGTTTAGTCATCGGTTTTTTTCTTAGAGCGTATCTAGAActgtaaaacaaaaggaaaaatgTTTTAATATACATTTTCATATCAGAAAGTAGAACTTTTTTATGAAGAAGTTAAGAACAGTTAATTAAGAGATGCATAATTAACAGAGGAAGGAAAGCTTTTTTACAGTAAATACAAGCTTGGCTTCGAGAGTAAACAACTCATCTGCATTATGTTACAGCATCAGGGTCTGGCTAGTTATTTTAACCAGACACTAAATATATAACTTTTTAATCCGACATACTGTGAGTGCTCGAGCTCCAGAGCACTCAGGGTGTTGGGAGATTTCACAGGAACACTAAGGGTTCATTTAGGTGTACGTTCGGTGCAAGATCTATGATGAACAGAAAAGGCCACAGAGGTAGCTCTTATGTAGTAGCTCCTTCATTCTCGTTAAGAATATGAAACTTTCTCTCATCGCTGTTCCTGACCTTCTGAGGCGTCAGAGCTCGCCGAATGACACGGTTGATCAAGTGCTGCCACCATTACAACCAATAAACCGATCCTGCCTCTTAAGGAAATTAATTAAGTGGGCAACCTGCCGACCCACAACCTCTCTCATTCCTGATACACAGCGCACGCATTCACACCTGAGCTCAGCGGATTTATGACCCAAGCTGAACGCCCTGACACTCAGCGGCCCGGTTCTGACTCGTACAGCGACGCACACGCCCCACTTTTATTACTCTATTCACTCTGGATTTACAGCGTACACCAGGATCCAGCAGTGACAcatgatgaaatttaaaaaaaaaaaaagtgacagagagggagggagaggtgaTGTTAGGGATGGACAGGTGATCTGGCATCTCGTGgagtgtatatatttatataaggCCTTGCGTTTATTAGTGGAGAAAGACAGAGAGTGTGTATCATCAGCTGAAGTGATGCTGTGTAAAGCGGTCCTGTCCTGCGCTCTGTTCCTCACAGCTCTGGAGCCTCTTCTCGGACACCCCCTCACACACTTGGCTGGCATGTCCTACACAGGGCCTGGTgagtccaacacacacacactcaactgaTACACTGATGGTGTTGCTCTGTACCTAATAAATTGAACGGTTGTCTCAGGATCAGAAGAAGAGCAGGCGGTGAATCCAGACGAGATGTCTTTCTCCGAGCAGGCGTTTCTGTCACAGGGGTCTGCTGGAATCGGCTTCCCTTCCTTCCTCACAGGAGACAACAGCAGAGAAGGTGAGTTGCTATTACCAGTGTTATAACAGCGCTATTACTCCATTATAAGTCGTCATGTTTAAGTTGACTGTTTGCACTTGCTTGGACGTTTACACAAACTCTACATTGTCCTCAATCTGTGTTATTCTACATGTACAGAGCATCAGGAAACTAAAATcggtttagagctttttaagattgcCTGCTATGAACAACACACAAGACCTCAATTGTATGTAAATGCAATCAAATTCAGATCAGTGTATTAACACCCACAGGGTCTGGCTTAAATATTCCTCAAAAGATTCCTGTCCATCTCCATCTCCTTTCCATTCAATCTCTTCATGAATTATTAACTCGCTTTATAGTGTTACTATAcccaaaaggtgaaaaaaaatgttttacacactttcatctacacacacacacacacacacacacacacacacacttggagtTTGCATTTATAGCAATTTCTCAGAACAGAACAAATGTTATAAAGTCTCCTGACTCATCGTTCCAAAATAATAGCAAGAATCAGAAAGATGTTAAACGATTAAAAATCAGTATGAACGTCGACTTCTTCAAAATGACCTATAATACAGCAGACAGGATTCAtgggaaataaataattttaataaATAATGTCAGACATCGTCAGTCGATCCTTGTATACAGGGCACCTCCTGATGTCTATGGCCAACTATTTTattaattattagctcatccggccgacaagtgatgagtttaccccatcatgtgttgtccttcGTCcctatttcacaaaaattgcttcttctctcaattcttcactgatttttattcttttttgaaggaaggtgggtctgcctggggtgcatataacttctacccagatttgcttaattacaattattatgaagttatggattaattaagctttaatgagcagttcaacaaaaatcgcttcttctcggtcaactcctcgccgttttggattctttctggtaaataggtcggtattcctagggtggatatcgcgtcTATATAGAGCTTgtttatagtgtatatagcttacaacttttattgcgcaaggtggcccactttagatcgttccttctggactagacggggccggagtgagctacgccgtcactgactgTCTCattcgatttttttaaaaatgttgcaTACAAAATGCagagttaaaaaaacaaaaacaacttcTTAACTTGCATTTATCGTAGTGGCTGGTAAAGAAGATAAGAAAATCAAATATTCTTGACGTTCACAATGAACATGCACCAATATTTCTGTTTCTAGTTACTTGATTGGATGATTAACAATACAATTATTGAGTAATTTATGAAACATTAAACATGTGTAAATGGAATTAATTAAGGAGAAATAAAAGGAAGGAAAGGAAGACGGTTTTTactgtgagatttttttttctgttaatttTGGGTAACTATCTGATCATGTAAATAATACCCAGCATAACAGCGCCACCTATCTGGTGCTTCATGTTACGCTGATGATAAATCAGAAACAATTCAGAATGACATTTACAAATCACTTCTAAATGAAACTGTTTGAGGAAAGATTGTTTGAGGTCTGTTTCACTGATCTGCTGTTTCTGTGCATCACAGTAACATAACGCTCTTTTTTCCTACAGCTCTCAGAACAGCCAGCTTTGTTCCTAGCCAAGTGGTGAAAGAGGTACATAAAATTTTGAAACATGATTTTGACAAGTGATAAATcggcattaaataaataaaacctgatCTTACATTTTTCTGATCTCGTCTTGTCGTCCAGGCGCTGATAGAAAAGCCGTGGTTGAACCCACTTGGACATTTCCTGGGTGCCAGGAAACAGTACCAGAAGCGTGGGGGAAACTCTGAGTGCTTCTGGAAATACTGTGtctgaaaacaaacacacacacacaccacacacacacacacaccacacacacacgctgcacaTGCATACTTATAGCCTGTCACTTGTGCTTTTACAATGACCTAGAAAAGACTGTGTGATGTTTAAGTAGATAGAAGTTGCATCACATGCAACTTTATTTTGTACATTTACCTTTGGCACAGgtgtaaatacagtaaatagtgtgTATAACAATATAAATAAATTTATGTTTCAAAAATGGTTGTACTGTATactccttccttctttctttgtAATGTATTAAATATTAATAAATGTCACTGTGGTGAAGTGATTTGCAGGACGACGACATGTTTGAAGTAACTGTAGATTTTAATTTATAATTCATTTCAAATTCAGAGGTCACAAAACTCTTCCCTGAATTCAagacaaaacttttcttttttctttccttcttgcaAAAATACATAGCATGTTATGTACATCCATACAGTGTGGCAAAACCTGTACAAAATACCCTGTTTTTCTGTCCAcaagaatgtaaaaaaaaaaaaaaaaaaaaaaaaaaaacaccaccaccatttTGTGCTTAACAGTGTACATCCTTCAAAGCGCTGAGCTGACCCGCCCTTCCCATCCTGATTTCACACCTTCAACACCACGAGCAACAAATCATGACAACTTCTCACACGTCCTTAACCACGCTGATGGATTTTTATGGATTGGCTGCAATTAATTTAAATTAAATTGAGCAATTAAAGCAATTAAAGTGCTGAATTTAAATCCCACTTGGGTCACACGTCATCTGTACATGACatctcaataattttctcactaaTGTGGGAAATACTTAAATTACTTAACGAAAGCCAcgagttcagaaaaaaaaaaaacctggtggTGGAAAAATTGATGGTAAAATCTCCCCAGTTATATAAATCATTCTTCTAgaaccttccccccccccccaacaaggaGAAACTATATGATTTTGAAATGTTAAGAGAATAAGCATCACTTTGAGCACTCTCCCTACCAGCTCttttgggaatttaaaaaaaattaaattaaaaaaaaaaaaaacctaagcttGGGATTAAATTATAAAGCAAGTGCAATATACATATCTAAACTATAAAAAAAGATTAATGtattatatatttattctatccacattcgatggatatgagcaattgcacactgattggctactctactactaggatatcagctcatataccgtgagtagagaaaaacaaaatggtggagcgtgttgctgaaccaacagaggacgaattaaagtatttcatggtaagcacttttttttttcagtaataataattatcatcacattttcccCAACCTGCTCCtgttatttcaccggtttgtttatattctaagtggaaatgattttgtcagacattttgtataaagtttttatttattggatttgtaaaaaataaaaatgctccgtttctcaaaatccagtgaatgtggacagaataaaacagttattccactcaatcttgtcgtacatggcttatagacaacttggtgctacgcgccttgtcaactatcagctcatgtacgactcgatttagtggaataactgttaattgtatatcatctaaaaaaatacaaataaaatcactatattcataaattaaaaaaaaacaaaacagtactgATTCTCAATGTGAGCAAATGCACCTTCAGGAAGAAAGAATTGCTCATTCCTTAATTTGAACTTTTTCCTATAACCAGTAATGTGTTTCCTGTAATGTGATAGAACAAAAGGCATTTGGATTTGGGTTAATAATGACTAAACGCAGAACCAAAAAGCCGCGGCTGTGCAAAAGGATCCGAGCCAAGACAAATTCTCCCAACTACCACAGCAGCAAGAAAGCGTATACAAGTGCATGACTGGCGCATTTTAAGGGCAAAACGCTCAGGACGTCGTGCACATACCGTAGTTTGGAATCAAGACACCAGACAAATTTATAGAAATTTAATCAGGGCTTAAAGCATCGATATACAGTACAACTGGACTTTGGGAGACAAGGTACTCATTTTGTTCAATTCAATGAGAACGGCCATGACGACGAGCAAAATCGTCATGAAAGACATACTGGTCAACGCCGACCGACGCACGTCAGGCTCGCGCGCGTCTTCGTATAAAACACAGTGAAACCCAAACTAGAACTGTAACTTTACAAA belongs to Neoarius graeffei isolate fNeoGra1 chromosome 26, fNeoGra1.pri, whole genome shotgun sequence and includes:
- the uts2b gene encoding prepro-urotensin II-beta, which codes for MLCKAVLSCALFLTALEPLLGHPLTHLAGMSYTGPGSEEEQAVNPDEMSFSEQAFLSQGSAGIGFPSFLTGDNSREALRTASFVPSQVVKEALIEKPWLNPLGHFLGARKQYQKRGGNSECFWKYCV